In the genome of Deinococcus sp. QL22, one region contains:
- a CDS encoding metal-dependent transcriptional regulator gives MRDRLTPQSEDCLKAIYLLSREGKAGTQDIAQTLGITAASVTGMLKRLSELQLVAYQAYKGVQLTESGESIALEILRHHRIIEAFLHHALGVPLEELHEEADRLEHHISEALEARLFAALGAPTHDPHGDPIPSLIGVMPREATRSLVSVRAGEMVRVGRLSQNDPSRLMALSDLGVIPGIQLEVLAVNSLGTIRVRHPEGEPFALSTVVADGIWVEDDAASEVEAQRARQTGVF, from the coding sequence GTGCGTGACAGACTCACCCCACAGTCGGAAGATTGCTTGAAAGCGATCTATCTTCTTTCTCGTGAGGGAAAAGCGGGAACGCAGGACATTGCTCAAACGCTTGGCATCACGGCCGCCTCAGTAACAGGCATGCTCAAGCGCCTGTCCGAGCTTCAACTGGTTGCTTATCAGGCGTACAAAGGGGTTCAGCTCACCGAATCCGGTGAATCAATCGCACTGGAGATTTTGCGTCACCACCGGATCATTGAAGCTTTTTTGCACCACGCGCTCGGCGTTCCTCTCGAAGAACTGCATGAGGAAGCCGACCGGCTAGAGCACCATATATCAGAGGCCCTTGAAGCGCGCCTGTTTGCCGCTCTCGGAGCGCCCACGCATGACCCCCACGGGGATCCCATTCCCTCGTTGATTGGGGTCATGCCGCGTGAAGCCACACGCTCGCTGGTGAGTGTCCGTGCTGGCGAGATGGTCCGTGTTGGCCGGCTGTCTCAGAATGATCCATCGCGTCTGATGGCTCTTTCAGACCTAGGGGTCATTCCTGGGATCCAGCTGGAAGTACTCGCGGTGAATTCGCTTGGTACCATCCGGGTTCGTCATCCCGAAGGAGAGCCGTTTGCCCTGAGTACCGTCGTAGCAGACGGGATATGGGTTGAGGACGACGCAGCTTCAGAGGTAGAAGCCCAACGCGCGCGACAGACTGGCGTTTTCTAG
- a CDS encoding isoprenylcysteine carboxylmethyltransferase family protein yields the protein MSRNPIFLGMRLNLLGLFLVLPLAVTLTILVAGKLLMQIQVRLEEAYLSGAHGQAYKQYQQQVRRWL from the coding sequence TTGTCGCGCAACCCCATCTTTTTGGGCATGCGGCTCAATTTGCTCGGATTGTTTCTGGTGTTACCCCTTGCAGTCACGCTGACGATTCTGGTGGCCGGAAAACTGCTGATGCAGATTCAAGTTCGCCTGGAGGAAGCCTACCTCAGCGGAGCACATGGGCAGGCTTACAAGCAGTATCAACAGCAAGTTCGCCGCTGGCTGTGA
- a CDS encoding metalloregulator ArsR/SmtB family transcription factor — protein sequence MRYGVLVRIGSQKQEDKSRVTADVVALVRAQLPDQACVAEASALLKLVADPTRLQILSALHVQELCVGDLAAVIGLSESAVSHQLRLLRTQRLVTFRKEGRVVYYRLLDEHVTGLIQNALEHAQE from the coding sequence ATGCGCTATGGTGTGCTGGTGAGAATCGGTTCTCAAAAACAGGAGGACAAGAGCCGCGTCACCGCTGATGTCGTGGCCCTGGTGCGTGCCCAGCTCCCGGATCAGGCCTGCGTCGCCGAAGCCAGCGCCCTGCTCAAGCTGGTGGCCGATCCGACCCGTCTCCAAATCCTGAGTGCCCTGCACGTTCAGGAGCTGTGCGTGGGTGACCTGGCGGCCGTGATCGGTCTTTCAGAGAGCGCCGTCAGCCATCAACTCCGGCTGCTGCGAACCCAGCGGCTGGTGACGTTTCGCAAAGAAGGCCGTGTGGTGTACTACCGCCTGCTCGACGAACACGTCACCGGGCTGATTCAGAACGCGCTGGAGCACGCCCAAGAATGA
- a CDS encoding cation diffusion facilitator family transporter — MSESHNHGRQANARQLTAALALTGSFLVVEVIYAFISGSLALLSDAGHMLTDVMALALSLLALRIGARAADRKRTFGYRRAEVLAAAVNAGALFAIGLYILVEAYRRLQEPVDVQTTPMLIVAVLGLIVNIISARLLVRGSGDSLNMKSAYLEVMGDLLGSVAVIVGALSIRLTGWTWLDPVLGALIGLWVLPRTWALLRASVNVLLEGVPEGLDLDALRSEIAGVPGVTEVHDLHVWSVTTGEHNLTVHLVVPTSRMGVQDAVELIAERYSIEHVTLQLEEANRHGAHAAHLHP; from the coding sequence ATGAGTGAGTCACACAACCATGGACGGCAGGCCAACGCCCGGCAGTTGACCGCAGCACTCGCTCTGACCGGCAGCTTTCTGGTGGTCGAAGTCATTTACGCGTTCATTTCCGGCAGCCTGGCCCTGCTCTCGGACGCGGGTCACATGCTCACGGACGTCATGGCACTCGCGCTCTCCTTGCTGGCCCTGCGAATCGGTGCCCGCGCCGCTGACCGGAAGCGCACCTTCGGCTACCGCCGGGCGGAGGTGTTGGCCGCTGCTGTGAACGCGGGGGCCCTGTTTGCCATCGGGCTTTACATCCTGGTGGAGGCGTACCGCAGGCTACAGGAGCCTGTGGACGTGCAGACCACACCGATGCTGATCGTGGCCGTCCTGGGCTTGATCGTGAACATCATCAGTGCCCGGTTGCTGGTGCGGGGCAGTGGCGACAGTCTCAACATGAAGTCTGCTTACCTCGAAGTGATGGGCGACCTGCTGGGGTCGGTGGCGGTCATTGTGGGGGCCCTGTCGATCCGCCTGACAGGCTGGACGTGGCTTGATCCGGTGCTGGGTGCCTTGATCGGTCTGTGGGTGTTGCCCCGGACGTGGGCGCTGCTGAGAGCCAGCGTGAATGTGCTTCTGGAAGGTGTACCAGAGGGCCTCGACCTGGACGCCTTGCGGAGCGAAATCGCGGGTGTGCCTGGCGTCACCGAAGTGCATGACTTGCATGTCTGGAGCGTCACCACCGGAGAGCACAACCTCACCGTCCACCTGGTCGTGCCCACGTCTCGTATGGGGGTTCAGGACGCCGTGGAGCTCATCGCCGAACGGTACAGCATCGAGCACGTGACTCTCCAGCTGGAGGAAGCCAACCGCCATGGGGCGCACGCCGCCCACCTCCATCCTTAA
- a CDS encoding DUF305 domain-containing protein, producing the protein MQRRVQRYGVAAAVLVTGLAVALTWPRLPGPDSADVRFARDMSAHHTQAVTMSVTLLKRAADPAVKLLAQDITLTQQAQIGQMSGWLMAWGHPLSGPEAPMAGMNREAMGLATPEEVQQLGTVPVATAERQYLSLMRDHHLGGVAMAQSALSRVKRSEVRAFAERTVVAQTSEVRAIDALLGQRGMQPSVPRPAGSMPMEQMNHE; encoded by the coding sequence GTGCAGCGGCGCGTACAACGGTACGGTGTAGCGGCCGCCGTTCTGGTGACGGGGTTGGCCGTGGCCCTGACTTGGCCCCGGCTGCCCGGCCCGGACAGCGCCGACGTGCGTTTTGCCCGCGACATGAGCGCCCACCACACTCAGGCGGTGACCATGAGCGTGACCTTGCTCAAGCGGGCGGCTGATCCGGCCGTGAAACTGCTTGCGCAGGACATCACCCTCACGCAGCAGGCTCAGATCGGACAGATGAGCGGCTGGCTGATGGCCTGGGGTCACCCGCTCTCCGGGCCAGAAGCGCCGATGGCCGGCATGAACCGGGAAGCGATGGGCCTGGCCACTCCTGAAGAGGTGCAGCAGCTCGGCACCGTCCCCGTGGCGACTGCCGAACGGCAGTACTTGAGCCTGATGCGGGATCATCACCTCGGTGGGGTGGCCATGGCCCAGTCGGCACTCAGCCGCGTCAAGCGGTCAGAAGTTCGGGCCTTTGCCGAGCGGACGGTCGTGGCCCAGACCAGCGAAGTGCGGGCCATCGACGCCCTGTTGGGCCAACGGGGGATGCAGCCCTCCGTCCCGCGGCCCGCCGGCTCAATGCCCATGGAGCAGATGAACCATGAGTGA